The following are encoded together in the Mesoplodon densirostris isolate mMesDen1 chromosome 2, mMesDen1 primary haplotype, whole genome shotgun sequence genome:
- the LOC132479880 gene encoding cytochrome c oxidase assembly factor 7: MAGVVDFQDEEQVKSFLENMEVECNYQCYREKDPDGCYRLVDYLEGIQKNFDEAAKVLKFNCEENKHSDSCYKLGAYYVTGKGGLTQDLKAASSCFLMACEKPGKKSLEACHNVGLLAHDGQVNEDGQPDLERARDYYTRACDGSYASSCFNLSTMFLQGAPSFPKDMGLACKYSMKACDLGHVWACANASRMYKLGDGVDKDEAKAEELKNRARQLHKEQQKNVQPLTFG, from the exons ATGGCGGGCGTGGTGGACTTCCAGGACGAGGAGCAGGTGAAGTCCTTTCTGGAGAACATGGAGGTGGAGTGCAACTACCAGTGCTACCGCGAGAAGGACCCGGACG GTTGCTATCGGCTGGTGGACTATTTGGAAGGGATCCAGAAGAATTTTGATGAGGCTGCCAAGGTGTTGAAGTTCAACTGTGAAGAGAACAAACACAGTGATAGCTGCTACAAACTGGGGGCCTATTATGTGACTGGGAAAG gtGGACTAACCCAGGATCTGAAAGCTGCCTCCAGCTGCTTTCTGATGGCATGTGAGAAGCCGGGAAAGAAGTCCTTGGAGGCATGCCACAACGTTGGTCTCCTGGCACATGATGGACAGGTCAATGAGGATGGCCAGCCCGATCTGGAGAGGGCCAGAGACTACTACACAAGGGCCTGTGATGGCAGCTATGCCTCTAGCTGCTTCAACCTCAGTACCATGTTCCTGCAGGGCGCCCCCAGCTTTCCCAAGGACATGGGCCTGGCATGCAAATACTCAATGAAAGCCTGTGACCTAGGCCATGTCTGGGCCTGTGCCAATGCCAGCCGCATGTACAAGCTGGGGGATGGTGTCGATAAGGACGAAGCTAAGGCTGAAGAGCTAAAAAATCGGGCCCGGCAGCTGCACAAAGAGCAGCAGAAAAACGTCCAGCCTTTAACGTTTGGGTAG